The Proteus sp. ZN5 genome includes the window TGCCTTTAGATAGCCAATTTTATAAAGAGAAAAAAACACCCACACCCGCAGCGGTGATTTGGCAATGTTTTTCTAAAGACGTTATCTCAATGGTAGGATTTTATGGCGTTCTTTTTCTCTTAGCGCTCAGTATTATAGGCCCTTATATTGCGCCTTATGCACTCGACCAACAGTTCTTTGGTCATCAACTAACGCCACCGTCTTGGTATCAAAACGGCAATGTCTCCTATTTCTTTGGTACAGATGATTTAGGACGCGATGTATTTAGCCGAATTTTAATTGGTACAAGCATGACCTTTGGTGGTGCATTTATTGTCACTTTTGCAGCGACACTGATGGGGTTAATAATCGGCTGTTTTGCAGGCATGACCCATGGCTTAAAATCCGCCATTCTCAATCATATTTTAGACACACTATTATCAATCCCATCCTTGCTACTTGCTATTATTGTTGTGGCTTTTGTAGGAACAAGCCTTGGTCACGCCATGATAGCAATTTGGCTGGCGTTGTTACCTCGTTTAGTCAGAATGATTTACTCTGCTGTTAATGATGAATTAAACAAAGAGTATGTGATTGCTTCTCGACTTGATGGTGCATCAAACATTTCCATTTTATGGTACACCGTACTGCCTAATATCACGCCTGTATTAGTTTCTGAATTAACACGCGCATTCTCAATTGCTATTCTTGATATTACAGCATTAGGTTTTCTCAATTTAGGCGCTCAACTTCCTTCACCCGAATGGGGAGCGATGCTAGGCGATTCCTTAGAGTTAATTTATGTTGCTCCTTGGACAGTTTTAATTCCAGGCGCCACTATTATGATAAGCGTTTTACTGGTGAACCTTTTAGGTGATGGTTTACAGCGTGCAATAAATGAGGGAGTTGAATAATGCCTTTATTAGATATACGCAATTTAACCATTGAATTTATGACTCCCGATGGCCCAGTAAAAGCGGTAGATCGTGTTTCTATTACCTTAAATGAAGGTGAAGTAAGAGGCCTTGTTGGCGAATCGGGATCAGGTAAAAGCTTAATTGCAAAAGCGATTTGTGGCGTTACGAAAGATAATATCAGTGTGACAGCCGATCGTTTCCGTTTTGATGATATCGACTTACTTAAATTATCACCAAGAGCACGACGCCGTGTTATTGGCCATAATATCTCAATGATTTTCCAAGAGCCACAATCTTGTCTTGATCCTGCCACAAAAATTGAGCAACAACTTATACAGGCAATTCCCGGCTGGACTTTTAAAGGACATTGGTGGCAACGCTTTCATTGGCGAAAACGCCGTGCAATTGAACTATTGCACCGTGTGGGTATTAAAGATCATAAAGACATTATGCGCAGTTACCCTTATGAATTAACGGAGGGCGAATGCCAAAAGGTGATGATTGCTATTGCTATTGCAAATCAACCTCGGTTACTGATTGCGGATGAGCCCACTAATGCAATGGAACCCGCAACACAAACCCAAATCTTTCGTTTACTAACCCGACTCAATCAAAATAACAATATGACTATTTTGTTGATTAGTCATGATTTGCAATGGATGAGTAAATTGGCGAATAAAATTACGGTTATGTATTGTGGGCAAACTGTCGAAACAGCATCTCCTGACGAGTTGTTAGTAACACCTTATCATCCTTATACTCAAGCGCTGATCCGCTCTATTCCCGATTTTACTAACTCATTAGCACATAAGAGTCGTTTAAATACATTACCCGGTGCAATCCCCTCACTTGAGCATTTACCCGTGGGTTGTCGTTTAGGGCCTCGTTGCCCTTATGCACAACGACAATGTATTGAAGCACCTCGGTTACGTTTATTTAAAAACCATGCCGTGGCTTGCCATTTTCCATTAAATGTGGAGCCAACTGATGTTCGATAAACTGCTTGAGGTGAAAAACCTATCAAAAACATTTCGCTATCGTACTGGATTATTTCGGCGTCAACAGTTAGAAGCCGTAAAACCTGTAAGTTTTACGCTAGAACCCAAGCAAACTTTAGCCATTATTGGTGCTAATGGTTCAGGAAAATCCACACTCGCGAGAATGTTATCAGGTGTGACTGAACCTACGGGTGGTGATATTTTTATTAATGGGCATCAACTAACTTTTGGTGATTACCCTTATCGTAGTCAGCGAATTAGAATGATATTTCAAGATCCCACTAACTCATTAAATCCGCGCCAACGTATTGGTCAAACATTAGAGATCCCTTTACGATTGAATACAGACTTAAGTGCGATTGAGCGTGAAAAACGAATTTATCAAACATTACGCCAAGTCGGCCTTTTACCTGAACATGCAAATTATTATCCTCATATGTTTGCATCAGGTCAGCGCCAGCGAATTGCGCTTGCACGAGCATTAATTTTACAACCCCAAGTTATTATTGCCGATGAAGCAATAGCTTCACTGGATATGTCTTTACGCTCTCAAATTATAAACTTGATGTTA containing:
- the sapD gene encoding putrescine export ABC transporter ATP-binding protein SapD, which codes for MPLLDIRNLTIEFMTPDGPVKAVDRVSITLNEGEVRGLVGESGSGKSLIAKAICGVTKDNISVTADRFRFDDIDLLKLSPRARRRVIGHNISMIFQEPQSCLDPATKIEQQLIQAIPGWTFKGHWWQRFHWRKRRAIELLHRVGIKDHKDIMRSYPYELTEGECQKVMIAIAIANQPRLLIADEPTNAMEPATQTQIFRLLTRLNQNNNMTILLISHDLQWMSKLANKITVMYCGQTVETASPDELLVTPYHPYTQALIRSIPDFTNSLAHKSRLNTLPGAIPSLEHLPVGCRLGPRCPYAQRQCIEAPRLRLFKNHAVACHFPLNVEPTDVR
- the sapF gene encoding putrescine export ABC transporter ATP-binding protein SapF; translation: MFDKLLEVKNLSKTFRYRTGLFRRQQLEAVKPVSFTLEPKQTLAIIGANGSGKSTLARMLSGVTEPTGGDIFINGHQLTFGDYPYRSQRIRMIFQDPTNSLNPRQRIGQTLEIPLRLNTDLSAIEREKRIYQTLRQVGLLPEHANYYPHMFASGQRQRIALARALILQPQVIIADEAIASLDMSLRSQIINLMLELQETHDIAYIYVTQNLGMTKHISDKIIVMDNGEVVERGNTAEVLASPLHEVTRRLVASHFGEALTAEAWRQDLT
- the sapC gene encoding putrescine export ABC transporter permease SapC — encoded protein: MPLDSQFYKEKKTPTPAAVIWQCFSKDVISMVGFYGVLFLLALSIIGPYIAPYALDQQFFGHQLTPPSWYQNGNVSYFFGTDDLGRDVFSRILIGTSMTFGGAFIVTFAATLMGLIIGCFAGMTHGLKSAILNHILDTLLSIPSLLLAIIVVAFVGTSLGHAMIAIWLALLPRLVRMIYSAVNDELNKEYVIASRLDGASNISILWYTVLPNITPVLVSELTRAFSIAILDITALGFLNLGAQLPSPEWGAMLGDSLELIYVAPWTVLIPGATIMISVLLVNLLGDGLQRAINEGVE